In a genomic window of Leishmania donovani BPK282A1 complete genome, chromosome 32:
- a CDS encoding polypeptide deformylase-like protein, putative, with translation MRRCVPWRRLLCGGTRLLRNGVDTGGAPSSSSPSFKETVEGKLEKEAEALRRVACYPHRSMTRPVMPVPASQILSPVFMSSLMDLNQLATDLHCLSFSAPKAHWDAAVILIKSNPDETEYEVWVNPSVPGYDDRNAVAPMYGMWENCISCGTATAWVVRPQRVTCSGYDEHGNHKVQVLDGMRARCLMHELDHLMGKTIFHQAVGPEFVVSSVAMAQRHLWPANFPSAEAYVTTPGQFFDYVQNATMIPPGMEWWYAQNVREEFGNEQIGQ, from the coding sequence ATGCGTCGCTGTGTGCCTTGGCGTCGCCTCCTGTGCGGGGGCACCAGGCTCctgcgcaacggcgtcgaCACAGGAGGTGCGCCGTCGTCCAGCTCACCCAGCTTCAAAGAGACCGTTGAGGGGAAGCtagagaaggaggcggaggcgctccGGCGCGTCGCTTGCTATCCTCATCGCTCCATGACCAGACCAGTCATGCCCGTACCGGCGTCACAGATTCTCTCCCCGGTTTTCATGTCGAGTCTCATGGATCTCAACCAGCTGGCGACAGACCTGCACTGCCTGTCGTTCAGCGCCCCCAAAGCGCACTGGGACGCAGCGGTGATTCTCATCAAGAGCAACCCAGACGAGACGGAGTACGAGGTGTGGGTGAACCCGTCAGTGCCCGGCTACGACGATCGCAACGCGGTGGCGCCCATGTACGGCATGTGGGAGAACTGCATCTCGTGcggcacggcgacggcgtgggTGGTACGCCCGCAGCGCGTCACGTGCAGCGGGTACGATGAGCACGGCAACCACAAGGTGCAGGTGCTAGACGGCATGCGAGCACGCTGCCTCATGCACGAGCTGGACCACTTGATGGGCAAGACTATCTTTCATCAAGCGGTCGGGCCAGAGTTTGTTGTGAGCTCAGTGGCAATGGCGCAGCGACATCTGTGGCCGGCCAACTTCCCGTCTGCCGAGGCGTACGTCACCACTCCTGGCCAGTTTTTTGATTACGTGCAGAACGCGACGATGATTCCGCCGGGCATGGAGTGGTGGTACGCGCAGAACGTCAGGGAGGAGTTTGGTAACGAGCAAATTGGACAGTGA